The genomic region CGCCTCGTCCGGGCGCCGTTCGGGGCAAGCCATGAGGAGATGCGGCGCAGCGACGGGCTCTATGATATCTGCCTGGTGATGGACTGGAACATTTCCTCGCGGGTGCGCAATCGCGGCTCGGCGGTGTTCTTCCATCTCATCCGGCCGGGCTACGAGCCGACAGCCGGCTGCGTGGCGGTCAGCCTGCGCGACATGCGCCGGCTTCTGCCGCATCTTCGGAAGGGGACGATTGTCCGGGTCCTCTGATTGTCTTCCCGGCATGGCCGCCTATATGTTTCCGGTGACCGAGCGCTCAGGCTGAAATGCGTTCCGGGACGCCCCAAAGTGGGGCGCAATTCATGCCTCGTCCCATTCTTCAAACTCCCGGAGATATAGTGTGACCGCGCAACCCATCATCACTTTCCATGACGGACATTCCATTCCCCAGGTCGGCCTCGGCGTCTGGCAGACGCCGCAGGAGATTGCCGCTCCGACGGTGCGCGCGGCGATTGCCGCCGGCTATCGCCATATCGATACGGCGTCCGGCTACGACAATGAAGAGGGTGTCGGCGAAGGCATCCGCTCTTCCGGCCTCGACCGCAAGGACATCTTCGTCACCACCAAGCTCAGAAACACCGACCAGGGCTACGACAATACGCTCAGTGCCTTCGACGGCAGCCTGAAGAAGCTCGGTTCCGACTATGTCGACCTCTATCTCGTTCACTGGCCGTCGCCGCATCGCGGCCTCTACACCGAGACCTGGAAGGCCTTCGTGCGCATCCGCGAAGAGGGCCGCGCCCGCTCGATCGGCGTGTCGAATTTCTGTCCCGAACATCTGGAGCGCATCATCGGCGAAACCGGCGTCGTTCCCGTCATCAACCAGATCGAGCTGCATCCCGACTTTCAGCAGAAGGCGGCGCAGGAGACGCACAAGAAGCTTGGTATTGCCACCCAATCCTGGAGCCCGCTCGGCCAGGGCAAGTTCATCTCGAACCCTGTTATCGGTGAGATCGCCCGGAAATATCGGAAGACGCCGGCACAGGTCATCATCCGCTGGCACCTCGATACCGGCCTCGTCGTCATCCCGAAGTCGGTGACGCCGTCGCGCATCGAGGAGAATTTCCAGGTGTTCGACTTCAAACTCGATAATGACGATATGGCGGCGATCGCCAGGCTCGACAGCGCCGGCGCCCGCATGGGGCCGGACCCGATGACGGCAACTTTCTGATCGCCGTTGCGATCAGCGCTAAAGCAATTGCAGCGGCGGTCTCCGGGTAAATTACCCGCGGCGACCGCCGCATAACGGAGAATGCAGCCTTCGATCAGTAGTTGCAGTTCGACGATCCGTTCGTCGGGGCAAAGCCGAAATTGCAGCTATTGCTCATGCGCTGCGGCCGTCCGACCGATCCGGTATAATAATCGTCAAAGGCGCGCGCCGGATACCAATAGCCGTTCGCGCTCTTGATATAGCCGGACCGGGCGCTGCTATAGCCCCGATATCCATTGAGATAGGGTATCTTGCTTTGGGCGATCTGGTGCAGCAGATCGGAAGAGGCCATGACCGGTCCTATCGCCGGACGGATCGGCGCGGCCTCGGCGGCGTCGATCGATGCCTGCAATGCAAATACGATCAAGCTGGCTTGCAGTAAACTCCGTACTCTTTTCCGCCTCATGGCCATTCCCCCGATGGCGCGGTGTTCGCCGGAGCCTGAACGGTATCAGTCGCGTATCGCGCCTATACCAAGGAGGCCACACGCATTTTTCGATGTCGATTGCCCGAACGGATGAAATTGGGAAGACGGGCCATGCACAAACGGGCTTACCCGTTGAATTACAGCGGGATACGGCACAGTCGCCATGAAATACGAAACCGCCCGATGCGCTGAGAGCGCATCGGGCGGCTTTCATTCTCTTCCGTGGGACGACGGATCAGTTCCACTCGCGGATATCGACGAAGTGGCCGGCGATCGCGGCGGCCGCCGCCATGGCCGGTGAAACGAGGTGGGTGCGACCCTTGAAGCCCTGACGGCCTTCGAAGTTGCGGTTCGAGGTGGACGCGCAGCGTTCGCCCGGCTTCAGGCGGTCGTCGTTCATGGCCAGGCACATGGAGCAGCCCGGCTCGCGCCAGTCGAAACCGGCGGCCTTGAAGATCTTGTCGAGGCCTTCGGCTTCCGCCTGTTCCTTGACGAGGCCGGAGCCCGGAACGATCATCGCATCGACGGATGCGGCAACCGTCTTGCCTTCGACCACCTTGGCGACTTCGCGCAGATCCTCGATGCGGCCGTTGGTGCAGGAGCCGATGAAGACGCGGTCAAGCGTGATGTCGGTCATCTTGGTGCCGGGCTTCAGGCCCATATAGTCGAGCGCGCGCCATTTAGAGGTGCGCTTGGTCTCGTCCTGGATGTCGTCTGGGTTCGGGACGATGCCCTGAACGGAGATGACGTCCTCGGGCGAGGAGCCCCAGGAGACGATCGGCGGCAGGCTGGCGGCATCGAGGATGACGACGCGGTCGTAATGCGCGCCCTCGTCGGTCTGCAGCGTCTTCCAGTAGGCGATCGCCTGTTCCAGCGCCTCGCCCTTCGGCGCGCGCGGCTTGCCCTTGATGTATTCGAAGGTCTTTTCGTCAGGGGCGATCAGGCCGGCGCGAGCGCCGCCTTCGATCGTCATGTTGCAGATGGTCATGCGGCCTTCCATCGACAGCGAGCGGATCGCTTCGCCGGCAAATTCGATGACGTGGCCGGTGCCGCCGGCGGTGCCGATTTCGCCGATGATGGCGAGGATGATGTCCTTGGCGGTGACGTGCGGCGGCAGCAGGCCGTCGACCCGCACCAGCATGTTCTTCGCCTTCTTCTGGATCAGCGTCTGGGTCGCCAGCACATGCTCGACCTCGGAGGTGCCGATGCCGTGCGCCAGCGCGCCGAAGGCGCCGTGCGTCGAGGTGTGGCTGTCGCCGCAGACGATGGTCATGCCGGGCAGGGTGAAGCCCTGTTCAGGACCGACGATGTGAACGATGCCCTGGCGCTTGTCGCTTGCCGAATAATATTCGACGCCGAATTCGGCGGCGTTGGTCGCCAGCGCTTCCACCTGGATTCGGCTTTCCTCGTTCTTGATGCCCAGATGGCGATCGGGCGAGGTCGGAACGTTATGGTCGACGACGGCGAGCGTCTTTTCCGGGGCGCGAACCTTGCGGCCGGTCATGCGCAGGCCTTCGAACGCCTGTGGCGAGGTGACTTCGTGGACCAGATGGCGGTCGATGTAGAGAAGACAGGTGCCGTCTGCCTGTTCGTCGACCAGGTGATCGTCCCAGATCTTGTCGTAGAGGGTACGCGGTGCGCTCATGGCGTTAAGTCCGTTTTTGGATGCTTTTGGGAAATCGAGTAAAAAGCGGATCAAGCTCCGCCGGCCGTCATTCGATCAACGAAGTCGGCTGTTGAGCGCGCCGGACACGCATGCAAAGAACCGCGCCGGCAGGCGATAATGGTCCTGCAGCACGAAAATATGCGCGCCTGTGCATCTGAACTTGGATTCCATCGCCTGCATATACCGATTTTTCGCGGCGGCTTCAATTTGAATCATCAAGACCGCATTCGCGGGTGTCATGGCTTTCGATCATTCACCGCGACTTCATCCATTTCTCCGTCCGCCGCAGCGCCAGCGACAGGCCGATCGTCAGGATCAGGTAGATGTAGGTGACGATCGAATAGGTCTCGAAGAAGCGGAAGGAGCCGGCGGCATAGACCTTGCCCATCTGGGTGATGTCGGCGACGCCGAGCACGGAGACGAGCGATGAATCCTTGACCATCGAGACGAAATCGTTGGAGAGCGGCGGGAAGATCACCCGGATCGCCTGCGGGAAGACGACGGAGCGGAAGCGCCGGTAGCGGGAAAGGCCGAGTGCCTTGGCCGCCTCGATCTGGCCGAGATCGACCGATTGGAAACCGGCCCGGAAGATCTCGGCGATGAAGGACGAATAACCGATCGTCAGCGCGATGATCGCCCGCCACATCAGCGAGAGGTCGCGCACCAGGATGGGCTCGGCCATGCCTGAACTCACCAGCGGTGAAATCAGAAAATTATAGGCGGCAACCAGAGCCGGGGCGCCGACGAAGGCGACGTAGAACAGGAGCACGAGGATCGGGATGCCGCGGATGATCTCGATGTAGAAGCGTGCGATCTGGCGCAGCGCCCGGCTGTCGGCCATGCCGAGCAGGCAGATGCCGAGGCCGAGCACGGTGGCGAGCACGAAGGCGACCAGCGTGACGAAGACGGTGATGCCGACGCCGTTGACGACGGTGCGGAAAACCTGGGCATAGATATCGTTGGTGACGATGATGGCGGCAAGGACGATGCCGATCGCGACGAGCGCGACCAGCCACGAGGGATAGTCGTCCTTGACGTGTCTGTCGGGAGATGGTCGCAAAGCCATCAGCAA from Rhizobium sp. BT03 harbors:
- a CDS encoding aldo/keto reductase, coding for MTAQPIITFHDGHSIPQVGLGVWQTPQEIAAPTVRAAIAAGYRHIDTASGYDNEEGVGEGIRSSGLDRKDIFVTTKLRNTDQGYDNTLSAFDGSLKKLGSDYVDLYLVHWPSPHRGLYTETWKAFVRIREEGRARSIGVSNFCPEHLERIIGETGVVPVINQIELHPDFQQKAAQETHKKLGIATQSWSPLGQGKFISNPVIGEIARKYRKTPAQVIIRWHLDTGLVVIPKSVTPSRIEENFQVFDFKLDNDDMAAIARLDSAGARMGPDPMTATF
- a CDS encoding cell surface protein — translated: MRRKRVRSLLQASLIVFALQASIDAAEAAPIRPAIGPVMASSDLLHQIAQSKIPYLNGYRGYSSARSGYIKSANGYWYPARAFDDYYTGSVGRPQRMSNSCNFGFAPTNGSSNCNY
- the leuC gene encoding 3-isopropylmalate dehydratase large subunit produces the protein MSAPRTLYDKIWDDHLVDEQADGTCLLYIDRHLVHEVTSPQAFEGLRMTGRKVRAPEKTLAVVDHNVPTSPDRHLGIKNEESRIQVEALATNAAEFGVEYYSASDKRQGIVHIVGPEQGFTLPGMTIVCGDSHTSTHGAFGALAHGIGTSEVEHVLATQTLIQKKAKNMLVRVDGLLPPHVTAKDIILAIIGEIGTAGGTGHVIEFAGEAIRSLSMEGRMTICNMTIEGGARAGLIAPDEKTFEYIKGKPRAPKGEALEQAIAYWKTLQTDEGAHYDRVVILDAASLPPIVSWGSSPEDVISVQGIVPNPDDIQDETKRTSKWRALDYMGLKPGTKMTDITLDRVFIGSCTNGRIEDLREVAKVVEGKTVAASVDAMIVPGSGLVKEQAEAEGLDKIFKAAGFDWREPGCSMCLAMNDDRLKPGERCASTSNRNFEGRQGFKGRTHLVSPAMAAAAAIAGHFVDIREWN
- a CDS encoding amino acid ABC transporter permease, yielding MALRPSPDRHVKDDYPSWLVALVAIGIVLAAIIVTNDIYAQVFRTVVNGVGITVFVTLVAFVLATVLGLGICLLGMADSRALRQIARFYIEIIRGIPILVLLFYVAFVGAPALVAAYNFLISPLVSSGMAEPILVRDLSLMWRAIIALTIGYSSFIAEIFRAGFQSVDLGQIEAAKALGLSRYRRFRSVVFPQAIRVIFPPLSNDFVSMVKDSSLVSVLGVADITQMGKVYAAGSFRFFETYSIVTYIYLILTIGLSLALRRTEKWMKSR